Proteins from a single region of Coraliomargarita parva:
- the dprA gene encoding DNA-processing protein DprA: MSVDLTSRQALLVLNGIPRVGPVMLCRLLDTFDGNPVSILTARPSALKAVDGIGDKVVEVIRNWQSHFDLAREEARMAASGIRFITRECSGYPEMLCETYDPPIGLYWKGAYLVDRPCVAIVGTRRATLYGHSVARKFAAELARLGFCIVSGMARGTDTAAHEGALDAGGKTVAVMGCGLDIVYPPENIELYKRIGEAGALVSEFPFGRRADRQTFPMRNRVVAGMCEAVIVVESDLAGGSMITARFAGEQGRTLMAVPGRIDQTCSAGCHQLIRDGAILVTSVDDVLEELRYSRPQEQELDFGQSSGTGGRVDLSDAERAVLVCLDGGAILSADAIASECGLPFAEVAAILMGLELKRIIVKRSDGCFEAH, from the coding sequence ATGTCGGTCGACTTGACCTCCAGGCAAGCCTTGCTCGTATTGAACGGTATTCCCCGGGTGGGGCCGGTCATGCTGTGCCGGTTGCTGGATACCTTTGACGGGAATCCGGTTTCGATTTTGACGGCGAGGCCGTCCGCGCTGAAAGCGGTGGACGGGATCGGCGACAAAGTGGTGGAGGTGATCCGCAACTGGCAGTCGCATTTTGACCTGGCGCGAGAGGAGGCGCGGATGGCCGCTTCGGGTATTCGCTTCATCACGCGGGAGTGCTCCGGCTATCCGGAGATGCTGTGCGAGACTTATGATCCTCCGATCGGTTTGTACTGGAAAGGGGCCTACTTGGTGGATCGTCCCTGCGTGGCGATCGTCGGTACCCGGAGGGCCACTTTGTATGGGCATTCGGTGGCCAGGAAGTTTGCGGCGGAATTGGCGCGTCTCGGATTCTGCATTGTGAGCGGCATGGCGCGTGGAACCGATACCGCCGCGCATGAAGGCGCGCTCGATGCCGGCGGCAAAACCGTTGCGGTGATGGGCTGTGGCCTGGACATCGTCTATCCCCCGGAGAATATCGAGCTCTACAAGCGCATCGGGGAGGCGGGAGCCCTGGTCAGCGAATTTCCTTTTGGCCGTCGTGCGGACCGTCAGACCTTTCCCATGCGGAACCGTGTGGTCGCGGGAATGTGCGAAGCGGTCATCGTGGTCGAGAGCGACTTGGCAGGAGGGAGCATGATTACCGCCCGTTTTGCCGGAGAACAGGGCCGGACCCTGATGGCGGTTCCCGGTCGGATCGACCAAACTTGCAGTGCGGGTTGTCACCAATTGATTCGTGATGGGGCGATACTCGTGACTTCGGTGGACGATGTCCTGGAAGAGCTGCGCTACAGTCGTCCGCAGGAGCAAGAGTTGGATTTCGGGCAGTCCTCCGGGACAGGTGGCCGGGTCGATCTGTCCGATGCGGAGCGCGCCGTGCTTGTCTGTTTGGACGGCGGCGCCATTCTCTCCGCGGACGCGATCGCTTCGGAATGCGGCCTGCCCTTTGCCGAAGTGGCTGCGATCCTAATGGGGCTGGAGTTGAAACGGATCATCGTGAAGCGTTCGGACGGTTGTTTCGAGGCGCACTAA
- a CDS encoding sulfatase family protein: MSQQTSPNILLITSDQQHWMTMGYNNPEIKTPNLDRLAARGMIFDRAYCPNPTCTPTRASILTGMYPSQHGAYTLGTKLDEHVPTMNDDWREAGYKSALIGKAHFQPLKSTDECPSLEAYPILQDLEFWRNYNGPFYGFDHFELARNHTDEAHVGQHYAIWMEEKGFKDWRKCYQKPTGTADGQYGAWNIPEEYHYNTWISERTNAILEDYAKSETPFFVWSSYFDPHPPYIVPQRWLDMYDPDTLTLPEGREGEHDQNTIFHQITQMENPDLADYGLAGGKWMHGVSSHLRPEADKRKDMAIYYGMVSCMDHYIGKTLDKLDELGLTDNTLIVFTTDHGHYFGQHGLIAKGPFHYEDGVKVPMIASWPGHVPEGVRTNALQSLVDLPVSFLAAIGVDKPQKMTGLDQTPVWTGKKDKLRDWCIVENNHEPGYCEHKTYIEADYKITVFRNLEEGELYDLKNDPGEFENHFEDPNYAGIKSKLLQRFLQAEMAKEVLPMPRIAPA, translated from the coding sequence ATGTCGCAGCAAACTTCCCCCAATATTCTGCTCATCACCAGTGATCAACAGCACTGGATGACTATGGGCTACAACAACCCGGAAATAAAGACCCCGAATCTCGACCGTCTCGCCGCCCGTGGCATGATCTTCGACCGTGCCTATTGCCCGAATCCGACTTGCACACCGACCCGGGCCAGCATCCTGACCGGCATGTATCCAAGCCAACACGGTGCCTATACGCTCGGCACCAAACTGGACGAGCATGTCCCCACGATGAACGATGACTGGCGCGAGGCCGGCTACAAGAGCGCCCTCATCGGCAAAGCCCACTTCCAACCACTCAAGTCGACCGACGAATGCCCTTCCCTCGAAGCCTACCCCATCCTGCAGGATCTCGAATTCTGGCGCAACTACAACGGTCCCTTCTACGGCTTTGACCACTTTGAGCTCGCCCGCAACCACACAGACGAAGCCCACGTCGGGCAGCACTACGCGATCTGGATGGAGGAAAAGGGCTTCAAGGACTGGCGCAAATGCTACCAAAAGCCGACCGGCACAGCCGACGGACAATACGGGGCATGGAACATTCCGGAAGAATACCACTACAATACCTGGATCAGCGAACGCACCAATGCGATCCTCGAAGACTACGCCAAGAGCGAAACCCCCTTCTTTGTATGGTCGAGCTACTTCGACCCACACCCGCCCTACATCGTGCCCCAACGCTGGCTCGACATGTATGATCCGGACACCCTGACCTTGCCTGAAGGCCGCGAAGGCGAACACGACCAGAACACGATTTTCCACCAGATCACCCAAATGGAAAATCCGGATCTGGCCGACTACGGCCTCGCAGGCGGCAAATGGATGCACGGCGTCAGTAGCCACCTCCGGCCGGAAGCCGACAAGCGCAAGGACATGGCGATCTACTACGGCATGGTCTCCTGCATGGACCACTATATTGGCAAGACGCTCGACAAGCTCGACGAGCTCGGGCTGACCGACAACACCCTAATCGTCTTTACCACCGACCATGGCCACTACTTCGGCCAGCACGGACTCATCGCCAAAGGCCCCTTCCACTACGAAGACGGGGTCAAGGTCCCGATGATCGCATCCTGGCCCGGCCATGTACCGGAAGGCGTGCGCACCAATGCACTCCAAAGTCTGGTCGACCTGCCGGTTAGTTTCCTCGCCGCCATCGGAGTCGACAAGCCACAAAAGATGACCGGTCTGGACCAGACTCCCGTCTGGACAGGAAAGAAAGACAAGCTGCGCGACTGGTGCATCGTGGAAAACAACCACGAACCCGGCTACTGCGAACATAAGACCTACATCGAGGCCGACTATAAAATCACCGTTTTCCGTAACCTTGAGGAAGGTGAGCTCTATGACTTGAAGAACGACCCCGGTGAGTTCGAAAACCACTTTGAGGATCCCAACTACGCAGGCATCAAATCAAAGTTGCTCCAACGCTTCCTGCAGGCGGAAATGGCGAAAGAAGTTCTTCCCATGCCACGAATCGCCCCCGCCTGA
- a CDS encoding winged helix-turn-helix transcriptional regulator encodes MPADSTKNALPALDRGLHILDQLIREGGPLRYNELRSKLPGIQDSTLARILKALETYGYIHRAPDQGYSITQEVRNWGNYLGQSSPDLTTLAQQEVDRLVEQAQESAAVVLSQDQRLTTIASRTQNNGIQILSVGGLLHFEADHAAAISVLAELPTAERKASLQSATSRFPEKYSFTSILNAMKQADGCLIDQSLERPGVCRIARAFKHGPKVGAVFYCLTQEACRAKQAELGRLLDQTVQRLQECHIS; translated from the coding sequence ATGCCAGCCGACTCTACGAAAAACGCACTCCCCGCCCTCGACCGGGGGCTCCACATCCTCGATCAGTTGATCCGTGAGGGCGGCCCGTTACGCTACAATGAGCTGCGCTCGAAACTGCCCGGCATCCAGGACTCCACCCTCGCGCGCATTCTGAAAGCACTCGAAACCTACGGCTATATTCACCGCGCCCCCGACCAAGGCTACAGCATCACGCAAGAAGTGAGGAATTGGGGCAATTATTTGGGCCAAAGCAGTCCGGACCTCACGACACTCGCCCAACAAGAAGTGGATCGCCTGGTTGAACAGGCACAGGAGTCCGCCGCCGTCGTGCTCTCACAAGATCAACGTCTCACAACCATCGCGTCCCGCACGCAAAACAACGGCATACAAATCCTATCCGTCGGTGGATTGCTGCATTTCGAAGCCGACCACGCAGCTGCCATCTCGGTCCTGGCCGAGCTGCCGACCGCCGAACGGAAAGCCAGTCTCCAGAGCGCAACCAGCCGCTTTCCGGAAAAGTATTCCTTCACCTCGATTCTCAACGCCATGAAACAGGCAGACGGATGCCTGATCGACCAGTCGCTCGAACGCCCCGGCGTCTGTCGCATCGCACGTGCCTTTAAGCATGGACCAAAGGTCGGAGCCGTCTTTTACTGCCTGACTCAGGAAGCCTGCCGGGCAAAGCAAGCCGAACTGGGACGACTTCTAGATCAAACCGTGCAGCGTCTGCAGGAATGTCATATCTCGTAA
- a CDS encoding pyrimidine/purine nucleoside phosphorylase yields the protein MSESFENVTIIKKANVYFGGQVTSRTVVFADGTKKTLGFMQAGDYEFGTEAPELMEMLGGEMDVKLAGSDEWVTYGAGQSFNVPGNSKFALKVKEGGADYCCSYLG from the coding sequence ATGTCTGAATCCTTCGAAAACGTCACCATCATCAAAAAGGCCAATGTGTACTTCGGCGGCCAGGTTACCAGCCGTACCGTGGTATTTGCCGACGGCACGAAGAAGACCCTAGGCTTCATGCAGGCCGGTGACTATGAGTTCGGTACCGAAGCTCCCGAGTTGATGGAGATGCTGGGCGGCGAGATGGATGTGAAGCTGGCGGGTTCCGATGAATGGGTGACCTACGGCGCCGGCCAGTCTTTCAACGTGCCGGGCAATTCCAAGTTTGCGCTTAAGGTCAAAGAAGGTGGCGCCGATTACTGCTGCTCCTACCTTGGCTGA
- a CDS encoding sulfatase, which translates to MRILYIDIDSQRPDHLGCYGYHRNTSPTIDQIAGEGIIFDRCYTPDAPCLPSRTAFYSGRFGIHTGVVGHGGTAAQPKIQGPNRKFRDNFDDFGLARQLQINGYHTAMISPFGQRHAAWHFYAGFNEIHNTGQGGMESAEVVQPVVDKWMADNASKDNWYLHINYWDPHTPYRTPADYENPFKDDPLPDWLTDEVIEKNNKRVGPHGAHEIDMYTGNGDHRFPKHPGKATTPSQVRDVIDGYDMGVRYVDDQIAKIVADLKAAGVYDDTMIVISADHGENLGEWGLYGEHGTADDPTCRVPLIIKYPGGAKGIHNSKFHYNLDLAPTLMDLIGGEKRAIWDGESYDEAITEGKDIGRDEVTISQCCHVCQRSVRWDNWLYTRTYHDGFHLFPQEMLFDLESDPHEQHNLATVHPALCREGQWRLSRWHDAQMQKMALTGNDVVDPLWTVIREGGPFHASLTAGQPGIEGFNRYMQYLEDTDRKEGADALREKYAVQLEHFAK; encoded by the coding sequence ATGCGAATACTCTACATTGATATCGACAGCCAGCGCCCCGACCACCTCGGCTGCTATGGCTATCACCGCAACACAAGCCCGACGATCGACCAGATTGCCGGCGAAGGCATCATTTTCGACCGCTGCTACACGCCGGACGCTCCTTGCCTGCCTTCCCGCACCGCCTTCTACTCCGGCCGCTTCGGAATCCATACCGGCGTCGTCGGTCATGGCGGGACCGCCGCCCAGCCCAAGATACAGGGCCCCAACCGTAAATTTCGCGACAACTTCGATGATTTCGGCCTCGCCCGACAATTGCAGATCAACGGCTACCATACCGCCATGATCAGTCCCTTCGGCCAACGTCATGCGGCATGGCACTTCTATGCCGGCTTCAATGAAATTCACAATACCGGCCAAGGCGGCATGGAGTCGGCCGAAGTGGTTCAACCCGTCGTCGACAAATGGATGGCCGACAACGCGTCCAAGGACAACTGGTATCTCCACATCAACTACTGGGATCCGCACACGCCTTACCGCACACCGGCCGACTACGAAAACCCCTTCAAGGACGATCCGCTGCCAGACTGGTTGACCGATGAAGTCATTGAGAAGAATAACAAGCGAGTCGGGCCCCACGGCGCCCATGAAATCGACATGTATACAGGCAACGGGGATCATCGGTTTCCGAAACACCCGGGCAAGGCAACCACACCTTCGCAAGTGCGGGATGTGATCGACGGCTACGACATGGGCGTGCGTTATGTGGACGACCAGATCGCGAAAATCGTCGCCGACCTGAAAGCCGCCGGCGTCTATGACGACACCATGATCGTCATTTCCGCCGACCACGGCGAAAACCTCGGCGAATGGGGTCTCTACGGAGAACACGGCACCGCCGACGACCCAACCTGCCGCGTGCCGCTCATCATCAAGTATCCCGGTGGAGCAAAAGGTATCCACAACTCCAAGTTCCACTACAACCTCGACCTCGCCCCCACGCTCATGGACCTGATCGGCGGAGAAAAAAGGGCTATCTGGGACGGCGAATCCTACGATGAGGCGATTACCGAAGGGAAAGACATCGGCCGGGATGAGGTGACCATCAGCCAATGCTGTCACGTCTGCCAACGCTCAGTTCGCTGGGACAACTGGCTCTACACCCGCACCTACCACGACGGCTTCCACCTCTTCCCACAAGAGATGCTCTTCGATCTCGAAAGTGATCCACATGAGCAACACAACCTGGCGACCGTCCACCCCGCACTCTGCCGCGAAGGCCAATGGCGACTCTCCCGCTGGCATGATGCACAGATGCAGAAGATGGCGCTCACTGGCAACGACGTCGTCGACCCACTCTGGACCGTCATCCGCGAAGGCGGCCCCTTCCACGCCTCACTGACCGCCGGCCAACCGGGAATCGAAGGCTTCAATCGCTACATGCAATACCTCGAAGACACCGACCGCAAGGAAGGTGCCGACGCACTCCGCGAAAAGTATGCGGTGCAGCTCGAGCACTTTGCGAAATAG
- a CDS encoding DNA-3-methyladenine glycosylase I, translating into MCERCEWCLGSDLYREYHDKEWGVPLWDDRMLFEFLILEGAQAGLSWITILNKRAHYRKVYDGFDPEKIAAYDEAKVAELLADPGIVRNRLKVAASITNAQAYLKLVEREGAFAPWIWQFVGGQTKQNAWRSLSEVPASTPESDAMSKALKKEGFRFVGSTICYAFMQATGMVNDHVTGCFRHGELGC; encoded by the coding sequence ATGTGTGAACGTTGCGAATGGTGTCTGGGTTCCGACTTGTATCGTGAGTATCACGACAAGGAGTGGGGTGTCCCGTTGTGGGATGACCGGATGCTCTTTGAGTTTCTGATCCTTGAGGGGGCCCAAGCTGGCCTGAGCTGGATTACCATTCTGAACAAGCGGGCGCATTACCGTAAGGTTTACGACGGCTTTGATCCGGAGAAAATCGCGGCTTATGACGAGGCCAAGGTGGCCGAGTTGCTGGCGGATCCGGGGATTGTGCGTAACCGATTAAAAGTGGCCGCGTCTATCACGAATGCGCAGGCCTACCTCAAGCTTGTCGAACGCGAAGGCGCGTTTGCTCCCTGGATTTGGCAGTTCGTGGGCGGGCAAACAAAACAGAATGCCTGGCGCTCGCTCTCCGAAGTGCCTGCCAGCACGCCGGAGTCGGATGCGATGAGCAAAGCCCTTAAGAAGGAAGGTTTCCGCTTTGTTGGCAGCACGATCTGCTACGCCTTCATGCAGGCCACCGGGATGGTCAACGACCACGTGACCGGTTGTTTCCGGCACGGAGAGCTTGGATGCTAA
- a CDS encoding helix-turn-helix domain-containing protein, whose amino-acid sequence MKFYSAQELARIDTSAPALSRGIAILGTLAQDGPQNLEQLSSEMSLPKASVFRLLDTLAKIGIVRKTSDKRYESLYQLLPLDDPMAQFRQALEPKMEALCQTTDSTIEWYEPSEAGMHLILQRNPDRELCVKAEPGFLRDWDSEFEAVARLGAAFAPDAPKVESTQAYTSNGVLENLNASDIESFLKDARDTETAHDLAFNTNGVRRAAVAAFDAKHQFLGVLALAEVYHFNTRNLSRDYLKQLKATLK is encoded by the coding sequence ATGAAATTCTACTCTGCCCAAGAACTCGCCCGGATTGACACCAGTGCGCCCGCCCTGAGCCGCGGTATCGCGATCCTGGGCACATTGGCCCAAGACGGGCCGCAAAACTTGGAACAACTCAGTAGTGAAATGTCGCTGCCGAAAGCTTCCGTATTTCGCCTCTTGGACACCCTCGCCAAGATCGGGATCGTCCGCAAAACATCGGACAAACGCTACGAGTCGCTCTACCAGCTCCTGCCCCTGGACGATCCGATGGCCCAGTTCCGTCAGGCACTGGAACCGAAAATGGAAGCCCTATGCCAGACGACCGATTCGACCATCGAATGGTACGAGCCTTCGGAAGCGGGCATGCATCTCATTCTCCAGCGAAACCCCGATAGGGAACTCTGCGTAAAGGCGGAGCCCGGCTTTTTGCGTGACTGGGACTCCGAGTTCGAAGCGGTTGCACGACTCGGTGCGGCCTTCGCGCCCGATGCCCCCAAGGTCGAGTCTACACAAGCCTACACCAGCAACGGAGTTCTGGAGAATCTCAACGCGTCCGACATCGAATCCTTTCTGAAAGATGCCCGCGACACTGAGACGGCCCACGATCTTGCCTTTAACACCAATGGCGTCCGCCGCGCAGCCGTTGCCGCCTTCGATGCCAAACATCAATTCCTCGGCGTGCTCGCACTCGCAGAGGTCTACCATTTCAACACGCGGAACCTTAGCCGCGATTATCTCAAGCAACTCAAAGCAACCCTGAAATAA
- a CDS encoding STAS/SEC14 domain-containing protein: MHKILPETEGDFVAIEVLDKLEELDFEILAPLLQAKIEEYNKIALFVEMRDFHGWTSGGLWADTKFDLKHHGDFSRIAMVGDKKWEEWMATLTKPFTSAAVRYFEISDREIALRWASGGRLHPVHA; encoded by the coding sequence ATGCACAAGATACTTCCGGAAACAGAGGGTGACTTTGTTGCCATCGAGGTGCTCGACAAACTGGAGGAGCTCGATTTCGAGATCCTGGCACCTTTGCTCCAGGCAAAGATCGAGGAATACAACAAGATCGCGCTCTTTGTGGAGATGAGGGATTTTCACGGTTGGACGTCCGGCGGGCTCTGGGCGGACACCAAGTTCGATCTGAAGCATCATGGGGACTTTTCCCGAATTGCCATGGTCGGCGACAAGAAATGGGAGGAGTGGATGGCCACGTTAACAAAACCCTTCACTTCGGCAGCGGTCCGTTACTTCGAAATCTCCGACCGCGAGATTGCCCTGCGTTGGGCGTCCGGGGGCAGGTTACATCCCGTGCATGCCTGA
- a CDS encoding NAD(P)H-hydrate dehydratase: MTVSTCAYPVLNCSAASDLEAKLLPDESAQWGAMQGAGKGIAEAVLLDFEELCSPRQQLRVLALVGKGHNGGDALLACGQILADYPRARVSVVMLAAPEAMKPLALRAYKQVEGRVQLHVLDGAESEDAIKGLLEQMSDGRGFDLCLDGLLGMSFKAPLRENAAKLIRAVNAYDAIDLRAAVDLPSGKGDASDDCFFLADFCYATGVAKHVIFSGMADCGRVRLVDIGFFECKCGQLEPCDCASGTDEFILNEALLAPLRRLRSASVDKRSFGHLFVVGGSAYMPGALLMSVQAAVRSGVGLVTAFAPASIAASLSAQVPEAMWVPWPETANGTLNPRALPLLLDRVDRATAILVGPGMGKDRSTEMVAQEIVKLVDVPVILDADALRTRVVEQVVKRKSSMGPVVLTPHMGEYMRTAKLADPDYSTATLKQFCRSYKLITVLKGPITRISDGESVLFNTHGGPVLSRGGSGDLLGGLIGGNLAQTNKSVLDAVSRGVLMHGLAAERLARLRGQVAVHTTQVLDCLPEVLRQSSRRCCK, encoded by the coding sequence ATGACTGTATCGACTTGTGCCTATCCCGTATTGAATTGCTCGGCTGCGAGCGACTTGGAAGCAAAACTCTTACCCGACGAGTCGGCCCAATGGGGGGCGATGCAAGGAGCCGGTAAGGGAATTGCCGAGGCTGTTTTGCTGGATTTTGAGGAGTTGTGCTCGCCCCGGCAGCAATTGCGGGTTCTGGCTCTGGTGGGGAAGGGACATAATGGCGGGGACGCCTTGCTCGCCTGTGGGCAGATCCTGGCGGACTATCCCCGGGCAAGAGTGTCTGTTGTCATGTTGGCTGCACCTGAGGCGATGAAGCCGCTCGCGCTGAGGGCTTACAAGCAGGTGGAGGGGCGTGTGCAGTTGCACGTGTTGGATGGGGCCGAGTCTGAGGATGCAATCAAAGGCCTGCTGGAGCAGATGTCCGACGGTCGCGGTTTCGATCTCTGCCTCGACGGCTTGTTGGGCATGTCCTTTAAGGCACCCTTGCGCGAGAATGCTGCCAAGCTGATTCGTGCGGTGAATGCCTATGACGCGATCGACTTGCGTGCGGCGGTCGACTTACCGAGCGGTAAAGGTGATGCGTCGGACGACTGTTTTTTTCTGGCGGATTTTTGTTATGCCACCGGGGTGGCGAAGCATGTGATCTTTAGCGGCATGGCAGATTGCGGTCGTGTGCGTCTTGTGGATATCGGCTTCTTTGAGTGCAAGTGCGGGCAGCTGGAGCCTTGCGACTGTGCTTCCGGGACGGATGAGTTTATCCTGAATGAGGCGCTGCTGGCCCCGCTTCGTCGTTTACGTTCCGCCTCCGTGGACAAGCGCAGTTTCGGGCATCTTTTTGTGGTGGGCGGCTCGGCCTATATGCCGGGGGCTTTGTTGATGTCGGTGCAGGCTGCGGTGCGTTCGGGAGTGGGGCTGGTGACGGCTTTTGCGCCTGCATCGATCGCGGCCAGCCTCTCCGCCCAGGTGCCGGAAGCGATGTGGGTGCCCTGGCCGGAGACGGCCAACGGGACCTTGAACCCGAGAGCGCTCCCCTTGCTCTTGGATCGAGTCGACCGGGCGACGGCTATTCTGGTGGGCCCCGGCATGGGCAAGGACCGGAGCACGGAGATGGTCGCCCAGGAGATCGTGAAGCTGGTCGATGTGCCCGTCATTCTCGATGCGGATGCGCTACGTACCCGTGTGGTTGAGCAAGTGGTGAAACGCAAGTCGAGCATGGGCCCGGTCGTCTTGACTCCGCACATGGGGGAATACATGCGGACCGCGAAGTTGGCGGATCCGGATTACTCGACGGCCACGCTGAAGCAGTTCTGCCGGAGCTACAAGTTGATCACGGTACTGAAGGGGCCGATTACACGGATCAGCGACGGCGAGTCGGTGCTTTTCAATACACACGGAGGGCCGGTGCTCTCGCGCGGAGGGAGCGGGGATCTGTTGGGCGGCTTGATCGGAGGTAATCTGGCGCAGACCAACAAGAGTGTGCTCGATGCGGTTTCCCGTGGCGTATTGATGCATGGCTTGGCTGCCGAGCGACTGGCGCGCTTGCGGGGGCAAGTCGCGGTGCATACGACCCAGGTCCTGGACTGTCTGCCCGAAGTACTCAGGCAGTCGAGCCGCCGATGCTGTAAATAG
- a CDS encoding PEP-CTERM sorting domain-containing protein (PEP-CTERM proteins occur, often in large numbers, in the proteomes of bacteria that also encode an exosortase, a predicted intramembrane cysteine proteinase. The presence of a PEP-CTERM domain at a protein's C-terminus predicts cleavage within the sorting domain, followed by covalent anchoring to some some component of the (usually Gram-negative) cell surface. Many PEP-CTERM proteins exhibit an unusual sequence composition that includes large numbers of potential glycosylation sites. Expression of one such protein has been shown restore the ability of a bacterium to form floc, a type of biofilm.), giving the protein MNQYKYLFAGFLALGCLAGMAQAEDLFSDDFESGNLSKWSINTTDISVTSSSLPFGASNQSVFYNDDGTVNSGGDFLFKDLPAIDGIGTIMSFDYYEPDDGNSADLNLGYTATTDLNNIDTAGWWLKLNDGAITFFSGEVAAGTKTYSLDTAYRVYVVVNDTASAFSYSAPAGDAQNIASGEFDVYFQDLSTLTVTYAGTGVNDNTDAVSRFGFRNFNTGNQVVYLDNVVISTIPEPAQFALLFGGLALILGVMRRRKA; this is encoded by the coding sequence ATGAATCAGTATAAGTATTTATTCGCCGGTTTTCTTGCTCTTGGATGCCTCGCCGGAATGGCTCAGGCTGAGGATCTCTTCTCAGACGATTTTGAAAGTGGAAACCTGTCCAAGTGGAGCATCAACACGACGGATATATCCGTAACGTCGAGCAGTCTGCCTTTTGGAGCCTCCAACCAGTCCGTTTTCTATAACGATGATGGTACTGTTAATTCCGGCGGGGATTTCTTGTTCAAGGATCTCCCCGCGATCGACGGGATTGGTACGATCATGTCCTTCGACTACTATGAACCCGATGATGGAAATTCGGCGGACCTTAATCTCGGCTACACTGCAACCACTGATCTGAACAATATAGATACTGCCGGGTGGTGGTTGAAACTGAATGATGGAGCCATCACCTTTTTTTCAGGCGAGGTCGCGGCGGGGACTAAGACCTATTCTCTCGATACCGCTTATAGGGTCTATGTGGTGGTGAACGATACGGCTTCTGCCTTCAGCTATTCGGCTCCGGCGGGTGACGCTCAAAATATCGCCAGTGGAGAGTTTGATGTCTACTTTCAGGACCTTTCGACATTGACTGTGACCTATGCCGGAACCGGCGTCAATGATAACACCGATGCGGTGTCCCGCTTTGGTTTTCGGAATTTCAACACTGGCAACCAAGTTGTCTATTTGGACAATGTCGTGATTTCGACGATTCCGGAGCCTGCTCAGTTCGCCCTGCTCTTTGGCGGGTTGGCTCTGATCTTGGGTGTGATGCGCCGCCGGAAAGCCTAA